One stretch of Holophagaceae bacterium DNA includes these proteins:
- the rnhA gene encoding ribonuclease HI, with the protein MPLASAIPTLRPPRLPWSSVALRPKVELYCDGACLGNPGPGGWGYLLRIGKNEKEGNGAEPDTTNNRMELLAAIRGLETLTRPCDVTMFSDSQYVVKGVQAWLAGWKKNGWRKADKQPVLNVELWQALDTQLQRHRVEATWVRGHAGHPENERVDALANQAAHSLGNTGQ; encoded by the coding sequence ATGCCCCTAGCTTCGGCAATACCGACGCTGAGACCGCCGCGCCTTCCCTGGTCTAGCGTGGCCCTGCGTCCAAAAGTCGAGCTGTATTGCGATGGCGCCTGCCTGGGGAATCCGGGACCCGGCGGGTGGGGCTACCTGCTCCGCATTGGGAAAAATGAAAAGGAAGGCAACGGCGCGGAACCGGATACCACCAACAACCGCATGGAACTGCTGGCCGCCATCCGGGGCCTGGAAACGCTGACCCGGCCCTGCGATGTGACGATGTTCAGCGACAGCCAATATGTGGTGAAGGGCGTCCAGGCCTGGCTGGCGGGCTGGAAGAAAAACGGCTGGCGCAAGGCCGACAAACAGCCCGTGCTCAACGTGGAGCTCTGGCAGGCCCTCGACACCCAGTTGCAGCGCCATCGGGTCGAAGCCACCTGGGTGAGGGGCCATGCGGGCCACCCCGAAAATGAACGGGTGGACGCGCTTGCGAACCAGGCGGCCCATTCATTGGGGAACACAGGGCAATAG